The following proteins are co-located in the Nonlabens ponticola genome:
- the rplD gene encoding 50S ribosomal protein L4 — protein MKVAVLDIKGKETGRQVELSDDVFGIEPSEHAIYLDVKQYLANQRQGTHKAKQRAEIVGSTRKIKKQKGTGTARAGSIKSPVFRGGGRIFGPVPRDYRFKLNKAQKRLARKSALSQKASEGALHVVEDFNFEAPKTKNFIQVLSDLGLNDKKTLFVLGGSNNNVYLSSRNLKGTDVVTHSELSTYKILHANNVVMLEGSLDGIQQNLSK, from the coding sequence ATGAAGGTAGCAGTATTAGACATCAAAGGAAAAGAAACAGGACGTCAGGTAGAATTGTCTGACGATGTTTTTGGAATAGAGCCTAGTGAGCATGCCATCTATCTGGATGTAAAGCAATACCTAGCAAATCAACGACAAGGAACGCACAAAGCAAAGCAGCGTGCAGAGATTGTTGGTAGTACAAGAAAGATCAAGAAACAAAAAGGTACGGGTACAGCTCGTGCTGGTTCTATAAAGTCTCCAGTATTTAGAGGTGGTGGTAGAATCTTTGGTCCAGTACCACGTGATTATCGTTTTAAACTCAACAAGGCTCAGAAAAGATTGGCGCGTAAAAGTGCTTTAAGTCAAAAGGCTTCTGAAGGAGCTTTGCACGTAGTGGAGGACTTCAATTTTGAGGCTCCTAAAACAAAGAATTTCATTCAGGTTTTAAGCGATTTAGGACTTAATGATAAAAAAACATTGTTTGTGTTGGGTGGATCAAATAATAATGTATATTTGTCTTCGCGAAATTTGAAGGGTACTGATGTTGTAACTCACTCAGAATTAAGCACTTACAAGATATTACATGCTAATAATGTTGTGATGCTAGAAGGTTCACTCGACGGAATTCAGCAAAATCTAAGTAAATAA
- the fusA gene encoding elongation factor G has protein sequence MAQRDLKYTRNIGIAAHIDAGKTTTTERILYYTGVSHKIGEVHDGAATMDWMEQEQERGITITSAATTCTWKFPMENAKPLPETKDYHFNIIDTPGHVDFTVEVNRSLRVLDGLVFLFSAVDGVEPQSETNWRLADNYKVPRIGFVNKMDRQGSNFLAVCQQVKDMLKSNAVPIVLNIGDEADFKGIIDLVKNRAIVWHDETQGSTFDVIDIPEDMKAEARKYRALLIEEVAGYDENLLEKFMEDEDSITEDEVHAALRAAVMDMSIIPMICGSAFKNKGVQFLLDAVCRYLPAPTDKEGIVGTNPDTGEQELRKPDVSAPFAALAFKIATDPFVGRLAFFRAYSGRLDAGSYILNNRSGKKERISRIYQMHSNKQNAIDFIEAGDIGAAVGFKDIKTGDTMTDEKNPIVLESMDFPDPVIGIAVEPKTKADVDKMGMALAKLAEEDPTFQVRTDEASGQTIISGMGELHLDIIVDRMRREFKVELNQGAPQVEYKEAITRAADHRETYKKQSGGRGKFGDIVFTMEPAHENEEGKVEEGLQFENKIKGGNIPKEFIPAIEKGFREAMTNGPLAGFEMDSMRITLNDGSFHPVDSDALSFELAAKMGYKAASKAAGAVILEPIMKVEVITPEENMGDIVGDLNRRRGQVNDMGDRAGAKVVKAEVPLSEMFGYVTTLRTLSSGRATSTMEFSHYAETPSNISEEVIAATKGNN, from the coding sequence ATGGCACAAAGAGATTTAAAATATACTAGAAATATTGGTATTGCTGCGCACATTGATGCTGGTAAAACCACTACTACAGAGCGTATTCTTTACTATACTGGTGTAAGTCACAAGATTGGTGAGGTGCACGATGGTGCTGCGACTATGGACTGGATGGAGCAAGAGCAGGAACGTGGTATCACCATTACATCTGCAGCTACAACATGTACTTGGAAGTTCCCGATGGAGAATGCAAAGCCATTACCTGAGACTAAGGACTACCACTTTAATATTATTGACACACCTGGTCACGTAGACTTTACCGTAGAGGTAAACAGATCATTACGTGTACTTGATGGTCTTGTATTCCTATTTAGTGCAGTTGATGGTGTAGAGCCACAGTCTGAGACTAACTGGAGACTTGCAGACAATTACAAGGTCCCACGTATAGGTTTTGTGAATAAAATGGACCGTCAAGGTTCAAACTTTCTTGCTGTTTGTCAGCAGGTGAAAGATATGTTGAAGTCAAATGCTGTGCCTATTGTACTTAATATAGGTGACGAGGCTGATTTCAAAGGAATTATTGACCTTGTTAAGAACCGTGCAATTGTATGGCATGATGAGACTCAAGGATCCACTTTTGATGTGATTGACATTCCTGAAGATATGAAGGCAGAAGCGAGAAAATATCGCGCACTGCTTATCGAGGAAGTAGCTGGATATGATGAGAATCTTCTTGAGAAATTCATGGAGGATGAGGACTCAATTACCGAGGACGAAGTGCATGCTGCACTGCGTGCTGCGGTTATGGACATGTCCATCATTCCTATGATTTGTGGATCTGCATTTAAAAATAAAGGTGTTCAGTTCCTACTAGATGCAGTATGTCGCTATTTGCCAGCTCCTACAGATAAAGAAGGTATTGTGGGTACTAATCCAGATACTGGAGAGCAAGAATTGCGCAAGCCAGATGTGAGTGCTCCTTTTGCAGCGCTAGCATTTAAGATTGCTACTGATCCTTTTGTGGGTCGTCTAGCATTCTTCCGTGCTTATTCTGGTCGATTGGACGCAGGTTCTTATATTTTGAACAATCGTTCAGGTAAGAAAGAGCGTATCTCTCGTATTTATCAGATGCACTCAAATAAGCAAAATGCTATCGATTTTATCGAGGCTGGAGATATTGGAGCTGCGGTAGGTTTTAAGGATATTAAGACTGGTGATACAATGACTGATGAAAAGAATCCAATTGTTCTTGAGAGCATGGATTTCCCTGATCCAGTAATTGGTATCGCAGTAGAGCCTAAGACAAAGGCAGATGTTGACAAAATGGGTATGGCTCTTGCAAAACTTGCAGAAGAGGATCCAACGTTCCAAGTAAGAACTGATGAGGCTTCTGGCCAGACGATCATTTCGGGAATGGGCGAACTACACCTTGATATTATTGTTGACCGTATGCGTCGTGAGTTCAAGGTAGAGTTGAACCAAGGTGCTCCACAAGTTGAATACAAAGAAGCTATTACAAGAGCCGCTGATCACCGTGAAACTTACAAAAAGCAATCGGGTGGACGTGGTAAATTTGGAGATATCGTCTTTACTATGGAGCCTGCTCATGAAAATGAAGAAGGAAAAGTAGAAGAAGGTCTTCAATTTGAAAACAAGATTAAAGGTGGTAACATTCCTAAGGAATTTATCCCTGCAATCGAGAAAGGTTTTAGAGAAGCAATGACCAATGGTCCACTAGCTGGATTTGAGATGGATAGTATGAGAATCACACTTAATGATGGTTCTTTTCACCCAGTAGATTCTGACGCATTATCATTTGAGCTTGCTGCAAAAATGGGATACAAGGCTGCATCTAAAGCTGCTGGTGCCGTCATCCTTGAACCTATTATGAAAGTAGAGGTTATCACTCCAGAAGAGAATATGGGTGATATCGTGGGTGATTTGAACAGACGTCGTGGTCAAGTTAATGATATGGGTGATAGAGCTGGAGCCAAGGTGGTTAAAGCTGAAGTTCCTCTTTCTGAAATGTTCGGATATGTTACAACGCTTAGGACATTGTCCTCAGGTCGTGCAACGTCAACTATGGAGTTTTCACACTATGCAGAAACACCTTCTAATATCAGTGAAGAAGTAATTGCTGCAACAAAAGGTAACAACTAA
- the rpsJ gene encoding 30S ribosomal protein S10: MSQKIRIKLKSYDYMLVDKSAEKIVKTVKSTGAVVTGPIPLPTHKKIFTVLRSPHVNKKSREQFELSSYKRLLDIYSSSSKTIDALMKLELPSGVEVEIKV, translated from the coding sequence ATGAGTCAAAAAATCAGAATCAAGTTAAAGTCTTACGATTACATGCTGGTAGATAAATCTGCTGAAAAGATTGTTAAGACCGTTAAGAGTACAGGAGCTGTTGTTACGGGACCTATTCCTTTACCAACACACAAGAAGATCTTTACTGTACTGAGATCACCACACGTTAACAAGAAATCTCGTGAGCAATTTGAATTGAGCTCGTACAAGAGACTATTGGATATTTACAGTTCTTCTTCAAAAACGATAGATGCGTTGATGAAATTAGAACTACCTAGTGGTGTTGAAGTAGAGATTAAGGTGTAA
- the rpsG gene encoding 30S ribosomal protein S7, with product MRKRQAKKRPILPDPRFNDQLVTRFVNMMMLHGKKSVAFKIFYDAMDIVEEKNQDEEKNSLEIWKEALSNVMPHVEVRSRRVGGATFQIPMQIRPDRKISTAMKWLISYSRKRNEKSFSQKLAAEVLAAAKEEGAAVKKKTDTHKMAEANKAFSHFRF from the coding sequence ATGAGAAAAAGACAGGCAAAAAAACGCCCGATCCTTCCAGATCCGCGTTTTAATGATCAATTAGTGACTCGCTTTGTCAACATGATGATGTTGCACGGTAAGAAGTCAGTAGCTTTTAAAATCTTTTATGATGCAATGGATATCGTAGAAGAGAAAAATCAAGATGAGGAGAAAAATTCCCTAGAGATATGGAAGGAAGCTCTTTCTAACGTGATGCCTCACGTAGAAGTACGCAGTCGCCGTGTTGGTGGTGCTACTTTTCAAATCCCAATGCAAATACGTCCAGATAGAAAGATTTCTACTGCTATGAAGTGGTTGATAAGCTATTCTAGAAAGCGTAATGAGAAGTCATTCTCACAAAAGCTTGCTGCAGAAGTTCTTGCCGCGGCTAAGGAAGAAGGTGCTGCGGTAAAGAAAAAGACAGATACCCACAAGATGGCAGAGGCGAACAAGGCATTCTCACACTTTAGATTCTAA
- a CDS encoding SusC/RagA family TonB-linked outer membrane protein codes for MKTKLNGILTLFLVLVVQVAFAQQTVTGKVIDASGEPILGATVLVRGSSNATTTDFDGNYSIQANATDVLSFSFSGYDSKNVTVGNQTTINVTLSASLEAVVVTGYRTTTAPRSNVASTTISAEKIENRPNASFVQTLSGQVAGLNITTGSGQPGANSLVQIRGVNSINGNTEPLFIIDGAPVDEDNFRSLNPQDIASISVLKDAGATAIYGNRGANGVIIIKTKAGGFEQPLSIRTSSILSYTTLPDNDYNLYDAAGYLRLEREFGVGRGAGRATGGVPLTDAEIDAAESTDWLDVFFRTGVTKNNTVSLSSGGKKTTQYTSLGYFEQDGILVQSSLQRFNFRNNMTGRSENDKFNYASNFTANYSTNDEPNSIGSGAVNRNYLLGANSSLPYLLVSDYTPGEGGSLAPLLRNAPLFLLDRLETYTRKEEEIKLIGSFTASWEFAKNLTARSVSGADYQNVILTRSEGPTSFNSVFFAETGEDLPGTQDQQTTRQFTFNQTTSLNYNNTWGKHSLDVGLFTEYFKAHLRTFGFRQQGLDPRTFSPGDGSGFVGFDRGLGLYDDIANANILNAGLFSYFGSADYDYDSKYGLGLAYRRDASYRFAQSNRYATFYSISGRWNIGKEDFMDDSVFDALKLRASYGTSGNQRITGPGYFSGNNLTRDLYATAPTYGGQQALTLFTPGGIAGVIANPFLEWETVAQANVGIDFEIFDSRLRGSIDGYIKKTESLFQNTPTSALVGTFGLSANTGSLYNRGFDFELYYDVIRGQENGDFELDVFVNGNFNKTELEDIPSEAGFIPGIGQNGGRLFEYYAVRQVGVNPANGELLFLDADGNLTESPNVESDRVFLDKNIIPEFQGGFGLNASFKGFYVQSQFNYVVGVDRFDGDLAGFQDEDDIGQFNLSRDLERAWTPDNRITDIPSLNATNLNLDNTDRYLREADYLRMRFLSLGYNFQPQMLEKAGLNSLNIFVNAENLVTFTKWRGFDVEARDNGSRGYPTPKIISLGVEIGI; via the coding sequence ATGAAAACAAAATTAAATGGAATCTTAACACTATTTCTAGTGTTAGTTGTGCAAGTAGCTTTTGCACAGCAAACAGTTACCGGTAAGGTAATTGACGCGAGCGGCGAACCCATACTGGGCGCAACTGTTCTCGTACGTGGTAGCTCAAACGCTACTACTACTGATTTTGATGGTAACTATTCTATCCAGGCTAACGCTACAGATGTGCTATCATTCTCATTCTCAGGATACGATTCTAAGAATGTAACAGTTGGCAATCAAACAACTATAAATGTTACCCTATCTGCTTCTCTTGAAGCTGTAGTAGTAACAGGATATCGTACTACTACAGCGCCTCGTAGTAATGTAGCTAGTACAACAATATCAGCTGAAAAGATTGAAAATAGGCCTAACGCTTCTTTCGTTCAAACCTTAAGTGGTCAAGTAGCTGGTTTGAACATTACCACTGGTAGTGGTCAACCTGGCGCTAACAGTTTGGTTCAAATACGTGGTGTCAACTCTATTAATGGTAATACAGAGCCATTATTTATTATAGATGGTGCTCCTGTTGATGAAGATAACTTTAGATCTCTTAACCCACAGGATATTGCTTCGATATCTGTACTTAAAGATGCTGGTGCTACTGCAATCTACGGTAACCGTGGTGCAAATGGTGTAATCATCATAAAAACTAAAGCTGGTGGATTTGAGCAACCATTGTCTATAAGAACTAGTAGTATTTTATCATACACGACTCTTCCTGACAATGACTACAATCTTTATGACGCTGCTGGATATTTGAGACTTGAGAGAGAATTTGGCGTAGGTCGTGGTGCTGGTAGAGCAACAGGTGGTGTACCATTAACGGATGCTGAGATTGATGCAGCAGAAAGTACGGACTGGCTAGATGTATTCTTTAGAACTGGTGTTACTAAAAATAATACGGTAAGCTTAAGTAGTGGTGGTAAGAAAACTACTCAATACACAAGTTTAGGTTACTTTGAGCAGGATGGTATTCTTGTGCAGTCAAGTCTACAGCGTTTCAACTTTAGAAACAATATGACTGGAAGAAGTGAAAATGATAAGTTTAACTACGCTTCTAATTTCACTGCTAACTACTCAACTAATGATGAGCCTAACTCTATTGGTAGTGGTGCGGTTAACAGAAACTACTTACTAGGAGCAAACTCTAGTTTGCCTTACTTACTTGTTTCTGACTATACACCAGGTGAAGGTGGTAGCCTAGCGCCTCTTTTGAGAAACGCGCCATTGTTCCTTCTAGACCGTCTAGAAACTTATACTCGTAAAGAGGAAGAAATCAAGCTTATTGGTTCATTCACTGCTTCATGGGAATTTGCAAAAAACTTGACAGCTAGATCTGTCTCTGGTGCAGATTATCAAAATGTTATATTGACTAGAAGCGAAGGACCTACATCTTTTAACTCTGTTTTCTTTGCCGAAACCGGTGAAGATTTGCCTGGTACACAAGACCAGCAGACTACTAGACAATTTACATTTAATCAAACTACATCGTTGAATTACAACAATACGTGGGGTAAACACTCTCTAGATGTTGGACTATTTACTGAATATTTTAAGGCGCACCTTAGAACATTTGGTTTCCGTCAGCAAGGATTGGATCCTAGAACCTTCTCTCCTGGTGATGGGTCTGGTTTCGTAGGATTTGATAGAGGACTTGGTTTATACGATGATATTGCAAATGCTAACATATTGAATGCAGGTTTATTTTCATACTTTGGATCAGCTGACTACGATTATGACAGCAAATACGGTTTAGGTCTCGCCTATCGTAGAGATGCCTCTTACCGTTTTGCACAGAGTAATCGTTACGCTACCTTCTACTCCATTTCTGGTAGATGGAACATTGGTAAAGAAGACTTTATGGATGACTCCGTATTTGATGCATTGAAATTAAGAGCATCTTACGGTACGTCTGGTAATCAACGTATAACAGGCCCTGGGTATTTTTCAGGAAATAATCTTACACGTGACCTTTATGCAACTGCACCAACTTACGGTGGACAACAAGCGCTTACTCTATTCACCCCAGGTGGTATAGCCGGTGTTATAGCGAATCCATTCCTAGAATGGGAAACTGTAGCTCAAGCAAACGTTGGTATCGATTTTGAAATATTTGATAGTAGATTGAGAGGTTCTATCGATGGTTACATCAAGAAAACTGAATCCCTGTTCCAAAACACGCCAACGTCTGCGTTAGTAGGAACTTTTGGTTTGAGTGCGAACACGGGTAGTCTGTATAATAGAGGTTTTGATTTTGAATTATACTATGATGTGATTAGAGGTCAAGAAAATGGAGACTTTGAACTTGATGTGTTTGTAAACGGTAACTTCAACAAAACCGAATTGGAGGACATTCCTTCTGAAGCTGGATTCATTCCTGGTATTGGACAGAACGGTGGTAGATTGTTTGAGTACTATGCAGTAAGACAAGTAGGTGTAAATCCAGCGAATGGTGAGCTTCTTTTCTTAGACGCAGATGGAAATCTAACGGAGTCACCTAATGTTGAATCTGACCGTGTATTCCTAGACAAGAACATCATTCCAGAATTTCAAGGTGGATTTGGTCTTAACGCAAGTTTCAAAGGATTTTATGTTCAATCTCAATTCAACTATGTAGTAGGTGTTGATAGATTTGACGGTGACCTTGCTGGATTCCAGGATGAGGATGACATAGGTCAATTCAATTTATCTAGAGACCTTGAGCGTGCATGGACACCTGATAACAGAATTACTGACATTCCTTCATTAAATGCTACAAATCTTAACCTGGATAATACAGACAGATACTTGAGAGAAGCAGATTACCTAAGAATGAGATTCTTATCATTAGGATATAACTTCCAACCTCAGATGCTTGAAAAAGCAGGTTTGAATAGTCTAAATATCTTTGTTAATGCTGAAAACCTTGTGACTTTCACTAAGTGGAGAGGATTTGATGTAGAAGCAAGAGATAACGGATCGAGAGGTTACCCTACCCCAAAGATCATCTCACTAGGTGTTGAAATAGGAATCTAA
- the rpsL gene encoding 30S ribosomal protein S12: MPTISQLVRKGRSKITKKSKSAALDSCPQRRGVCTRVYTTTPKKPNSAMRKVARVRLTNGKEVNAYIPGEGHNLQEHSIVLVRGGRVKDLPGVRYHIVRGALDTAGVADRTQRRSKYGAKRPKK; encoded by the coding sequence ATGCCAACGATTTCACAATTAGTACGTAAAGGAAGATCCAAAATAACCAAGAAGAGTAAATCGGCTGCTCTAGATTCTTGTCCTCAACGTCGTGGAGTATGTACTCGTGTTTACACTACAACGCCTAAGAAGCCTAACTCAGCAATGAGAAAGGTCGCGCGTGTGAGACTTACCAATGGTAAGGAGGTAAATGCATACATCCCAGGAGAAGGACACAATCTACAAGAACACTCGATAGTATTGGTTAGAGGTGGTAGGGTTAAAGATTTACCAGGAGTTAGATATCACATCGTGCGTGGCGCGCTGGACACCGCTGGTGTTGCAGATCGTACACAACGTAGGTCTAAGTATGGTGCAAAACGCCCTAAGAAGTAA
- a CDS encoding BamA/TamA family outer membrane protein, which yields MLSILLLSVNGQTSILKLEILKSASSPEANTSIVIKKNSYEEILESSDSIYKDYLEKGFFSSNRSNIRVVDSNVFAQRIYLEKRFYSIYLEESNKDADEMVVSQLSRKRKHFNSLEQFKQYLNLEQKLLQDEGYPFAKVSLEKLDLLSKTDTAVAFINVNKNEARTLNRIIVKGYPGYPKGLTKKMLRKTTAYNPKSINRILNVVENTPYIKTTRQPEALFKKDSTLLYLYLERVKSNQADGLIAFNNNDEDRLELTGYLQANLLNNFNLGESIAFEYRNADGDQSILDLAATVPYVLLSSIGIDGRLNITRRDSTYQNSTISIGAKYPIAPQINIGLSYLNKTSNATTPIAGENRNEDFNVNGVSLSSNYVRPRNNLLQPINLNATITATIQTRDGELVKDDQLMIHGEINKVSKLSPRLFIMNRLNGFYLETDNLQFNELTQIGGQQSIRGFNVNSIDTSAFLSTQSELRYVLNDQIYLHTIADAGVFNEFTSRNSQYLYSIGAGLAILTKAGVLRISASNGRFVDAKDAVSSTIADINLLVRF from the coding sequence ATGCTATCTATATTACTATTGAGTGTCAATGGTCAAACCAGCATCTTAAAACTGGAGATTTTGAAATCAGCAAGTTCACCAGAGGCGAATACTTCTATCGTCATCAAGAAAAATTCCTATGAAGAAATCCTTGAATCTTCTGACTCTATATATAAGGACTACCTAGAGAAAGGGTTTTTCTCTTCGAATAGAAGCAATATTAGAGTTGTTGACAGTAACGTTTTTGCTCAGAGAATCTATTTAGAAAAAAGATTCTACTCTATCTATCTAGAAGAATCAAACAAAGATGCAGATGAGATGGTGGTGAGTCAGCTTTCGCGAAAGCGTAAACATTTTAATTCTCTGGAACAATTCAAACAGTATTTGAACCTTGAACAAAAATTATTGCAAGATGAAGGTTACCCATTTGCCAAGGTAAGTCTTGAAAAACTCGATCTGCTATCCAAAACAGATACTGCGGTTGCCTTTATTAATGTGAACAAAAATGAAGCTAGAACTTTAAATAGAATTATAGTCAAGGGCTACCCAGGATATCCAAAGGGTCTAACGAAAAAAATGCTGCGCAAAACAACGGCGTACAACCCTAAGTCAATTAATAGAATATTGAATGTAGTAGAAAACACTCCTTATATAAAGACTACTAGACAGCCCGAGGCGTTATTTAAAAAAGACAGCACACTGCTTTATTTATACCTTGAACGCGTGAAAAGCAATCAAGCAGATGGGCTGATAGCATTTAACAACAACGATGAGGATAGACTGGAACTTACAGGATACCTGCAGGCCAATCTTCTCAACAACTTTAATCTGGGTGAATCTATCGCCTTTGAATATCGCAATGCAGATGGTGATCAGTCAATTCTTGATCTTGCTGCCACAGTACCCTATGTTCTACTTTCTTCTATAGGAATAGATGGACGTCTTAACATTACCAGACGTGATTCAACCTATCAGAATAGCACCATCTCTATAGGAGCCAAGTATCCTATTGCACCACAAATTAACATAGGATTGAGCTATTTAAATAAGACATCAAATGCTACCACACCAATTGCCGGCGAGAATCGTAATGAAGATTTCAATGTGAACGGCGTGAGCCTATCAAGTAACTATGTAAGACCTCGTAATAACTTGTTGCAACCTATAAATCTCAATGCAACCATCACCGCCACAATACAGACAAGGGATGGTGAATTGGTTAAGGATGACCAACTAATGATACATGGGGAAATCAATAAAGTATCTAAGCTAAGTCCCAGGCTCTTTATTATGAATAGACTGAATGGTTTCTACCTTGAAACAGATAATCTGCAATTCAACGAGCTCACCCAAATAGGTGGTCAACAATCTATCAGAGGTTTTAATGTGAATAGCATAGATACGTCTGCTTTCTTGAGCACTCAAAGTGAGCTTAGATATGTATTGAATGATCAAATTTACCTGCACACCATTGCCGACGCAGGTGTATTTAATGAATTCACCTCAAGAAATTCGCAATATTTATACTCAATTGGTGCAGGATTAGCAATTTTAACAAAAGCTGGTGTTTTGAGAATATCAGCTAGCAACGGCAGGTTTGTTGACGCTAAAGACGCGGTTTCCAGCACAATAGCTGACATAAATCTTCTCGTTAGATTTTGA
- the rplC gene encoding 50S ribosomal protein L3, whose protein sequence is MSGLIGKKIGMTSIYDENGKNLPCTVIQAGPCVVTQVRTEDTDGYAALQLGFDDKSDKNASKAAQGHFKKAGTAVKRKVAEFKSFDEEYKLGDTITVDMFAEGEFVDVSGTSKGKGFQGVVKRHGFGGVGQATHGQHNRLRAPGSIGAASYPARVFKGMRMAGQMGNEKVKVQNLRVLKVVPEQNILVVKGAIPGHKNSYVIVQK, encoded by the coding sequence ATGTCTGGGTTAATAGGAAAAAAGATTGGCATGACTAGCATTTATGACGAGAATGGAAAAAATCTTCCATGTACTGTCATTCAAGCTGGACCATGTGTCGTTACCCAAGTCAGAACTGAAGATACAGACGGTTATGCCGCGCTGCAACTAGGTTTCGATGACAAATCAGACAAGAATGCTTCAAAAGCTGCTCAAGGGCACTTTAAAAAAGCTGGTACTGCTGTCAAGAGAAAAGTTGCTGAGTTCAAGAGTTTTGATGAGGAGTACAAATTAGGTGATACCATCACTGTTGATATGTTTGCTGAAGGTGAATTTGTCGATGTGTCTGGTACATCAAAAGGTAAAGGATTTCAAGGTGTTGTTAAGCGTCACGGTTTTGGTGGTGTAGGTCAAGCGACCCACGGTCAACATAATCGTTTGAGAGCTCCTGGTTCTATCGGTGCTGCGTCATATCCTGCGAGAGTATTCAAAGGAATGCGCATGGCGGGCCAGATGGGTAATGAAAAAGTAAAAGTTCAAAATTTAAGAGTGCTCAAGGTTGTACCTGAGCAAAATATACTTGTAGTTAAGGGAGCAATTCCAGGACACAAGAACTCTTATGTAATCGTTCAGAAATAA
- a CDS encoding RagB/SusD family nutrient uptake outer membrane protein — MKNYKLLILGFLGLAVLTASCEDAIDIIQPGELPAENAVLNLDDLESVTIATYALLDLSGEIGWTSAFTDEITRALSWGGQWNQELDFQLDAASAASSEFWLTNYRTINQVNRSLVQAETLRETVLGGSDDDDDSDDDDDDDDVDFDDDRYNDLVAQLRVLRAYSYFQLLNFYSTDLMDDSALGVPLIDFVPELDVQLLRSTNGEVFGLIESDLDYADENLQTEFSTTFISTDMVQALRARIANERGDYEEAEDLATELLDIYGLADSDDYPSIFTDASNEEIIFKLERANGGGAPYDQQGATGSAFAGGWVGANYAFGGPGRGGSPYMEVDRNLFNLVNNEDDTSEDVRRGLIIDEATSLIDEDFPDVGFDYRESDQLIVNKYRGSEGQPLMNDIKVFRSSEMLFIAAEAHVAQGELDDAEELIEDLLDARIDDFDDDGADLFEADVEFDDAEEAYQVILEQRRIELAFEGHRWKDIKRLGQRANRGVDRNPLDCEFNGACTLSPDSFKFTLPLPIAEFNANPGIREQQNPGY, encoded by the coding sequence ATGAAAAACTATAAATTATTAATATTAGGTTTCCTAGGCCTTGCCGTACTTACTGCAAGTTGTGAGGATGCCATTGACATTATACAGCCAGGAGAACTACCTGCTGAGAACGCTGTATTGAATCTTGACGATTTAGAGAGTGTAACTATCGCAACTTATGCCTTGCTAGATCTCTCAGGAGAGATAGGTTGGACATCAGCCTTTACCGATGAGATTACAAGAGCACTCTCATGGGGTGGACAGTGGAATCAAGAACTGGATTTTCAACTTGATGCTGCAAGTGCAGCCTCAAGTGAATTCTGGCTCACTAACTATAGAACGATCAATCAGGTGAACAGATCCCTCGTACAGGCAGAGACCTTGAGAGAAACTGTATTAGGTGGTTCTGATGACGATGATGATTCTGACGATGATGATGATGACGATGACGTAGATTTTGATGATGACAGGTATAATGACCTAGTCGCTCAACTGAGAGTTTTAAGAGCTTACTCTTACTTCCAGTTGCTAAACTTCTACTCTACTGACTTGATGGACGACAGCGCCTTGGGTGTGCCGCTCATTGACTTTGTTCCTGAACTTGACGTACAACTATTGAGAAGTACTAACGGCGAAGTATTTGGTCTTATAGAGTCTGACCTTGATTATGCCGATGAGAATCTTCAAACTGAATTTAGTACGACCTTTATCAGTACAGATATGGTACAAGCCCTAAGAGCTCGTATCGCTAATGAAAGAGGTGACTATGAAGAAGCTGAAGATCTAGCTACTGAACTTCTTGACATCTACGGTCTTGCTGATTCAGATGACTATCCTAGCATCTTTACCGACGCAAGCAATGAAGAAATCATCTTTAAGCTGGAAAGAGCTAACGGTGGTGGCGCTCCTTATGATCAACAAGGTGCTACTGGTAGCGCTTTTGCTGGTGGATGGGTTGGAGCCAACTATGCTTTTGGTGGACCTGGTCGTGGTGGATCTCCTTACATGGAGGTGGATCGTAACCTTTTCAACCTAGTCAACAATGAAGATGATACTAGTGAGGATGTACGTCGTGGATTGATCATCGATGAGGCAACTTCTCTCATTGATGAAGATTTCCCTGATGTAGGATTTGATTACCGTGAATCTGACCAATTGATCGTTAACAAGTATAGAGGATCAGAAGGACAGCCACTCATGAATGACATCAAAGTATTCAGATCTTCTGAGATGTTGTTTATCGCTGCTGAGGCACACGTAGCTCAAGGTGAGCTTGACGATGCTGAAGAGTTGATAGAAGATCTTCTTGATGCAAGGATTGATGACTTTGACGATGACGGAGCTGACCTATTTGAGGCTGATGTAGAATTTGACGATGCAGAAGAAGCTTATCAAGTGATCCTTGAGCAAAGACGTATCGAACTGGCTTTTGAAGGACACAGATGGAAAGACATCAAAAGATTGGGACAAAGAGCAAACAGAGGTGTTGATAGAAACCCTCTAGACTGCGAATTCAATGGTGCATGTACTTTATCGCCTGACAGCTTTAAATTCACTTTGCCTCTACCAATCGCAGAATTTAATGCTAACCCAGGTATCAGAGAACAACAAAACCCTGGTTACTAA